Proteins encoded within one genomic window of Saccharopolyspora pogona:
- the fabG gene encoding 3-oxoacyl-ACP reductase FabG, with the protein MARSVLVTGGNRGIGLAIAKAFQAAGDKVAVTHRGSGAPEGLFGVQCDVTDPEQVVAAFDEVEAAHGRVEVLVANAGITDDTLLLRMSEDQFTRVIDANLAGSYRVAKRAASSMLRNRKGRMIFISSVVGLSGGAGQANYAASKAGLVGLARSIARELGSRSITANVVAPGFVTTDMTDALPEDRKKEILGQIPLARFAAAEEIAATVEWLASDAAAYVTGAVIPVDGGLGMGH; encoded by the coding sequence GTGGCACGGTCCGTACTGGTGACCGGCGGCAACCGCGGCATCGGGTTGGCCATCGCGAAGGCCTTCCAGGCCGCCGGGGACAAGGTCGCGGTCACGCACCGCGGATCGGGCGCCCCGGAGGGGTTGTTCGGGGTGCAGTGCGACGTCACCGACCCGGAGCAGGTGGTCGCGGCCTTCGACGAGGTGGAAGCCGCGCACGGCCGGGTCGAGGTGCTGGTGGCCAACGCGGGCATCACCGACGACACGCTGTTGCTGCGGATGAGCGAGGACCAGTTCACCCGGGTCATCGACGCCAACCTGGCCGGTTCGTACCGGGTGGCCAAGCGGGCGGCCAGCAGCATGCTGCGCAACCGCAAGGGCCGGATGATCTTCATCTCATCGGTGGTCGGGCTCTCCGGGGGCGCCGGGCAGGCCAACTACGCGGCGAGCAAGGCGGGCCTGGTGGGCCTGGCGCGCTCGATCGCCCGGGAGCTCGGCTCGCGCAGCATCACGGCCAACGTGGTGGCGCCCGGCTTCGTCACCACGGACATGACCGACGCGCTGCCCGAGGACCGCAAGAAGGAGATCCTCGGCCAGATCCCGCTGGCCAGGTTCGCCGCAGCCGAGGAGATCGCGGCCACTGTGGAGTGGTTGGCCTCCGACGCCGCGGCCTACGTCACCGGCGCGGTGATCCCGGTCGACGGCGGCCTCGGGATGGGCCACTGA
- a CDS encoding FAD-binding and (Fe-S)-binding domain-containing protein, with the protein MATSFDDLTAELRGALSCPVRFDPGTRALYSTDASNYRQVPIGVVLPRTEDDVAAAVAIARRHGVPITGRGAGTSIAGNAVGPGLVLDFSRHLNRILDIDPERRLARVQPGVVLDSLRSAVAGHGLTFGPDPSTHSRCTLGGMIGNNSCGTHSVAWGKTVDNVHSLDVLLADGTRLQLGATSPAELDRLCTRGDRTGRLYRELRALRDDAGGLVRRSFPDLTRRVSGYNLDQLLPENGFHLARALVGTEGSCAVVLGATVQLVPSPPVRAMTVLGFPDTYAAADEVPRLRGLDALAIEGLSAELVGVVRQRNPGSPALPLLPGGRSWLLVESGGADQGGTEAAAKRIAEAMGERAESVIHTAPARMAALWKIREEGSGYSTRMAGSERWSGWEDAAVPPERLGSYLREFDALLARFGRRGVTYGHYGDGCIHVRIDFDLLSSPGATEYRAFLEAAADLVVAHGGSVSGEHGDGQARSALLTRMYPPEVIDAFERFKTAFDPDDLLNPGQIVRPRPVDADLRLLVAPPRLPSRTTLALHADSGDLAAATRRCVGMGKCLNTTGGVMCPSYRATKEEKHSTRGRAHLLFEMLAGRVVRRGWRSPEVRDALDLCLSCKGCKSDCPVDVDMATYKAEFLHHHYRHRVRPASHYSMGFLPLWLRLGQRVPKLTNRVLAGPLAPVIKRLGGIDARRAVPELAPQTLQAWWSGRRPIADATTRVVLFPDTFTNHFDPQIGRDAVAALEALGHAVEMPREPVCCGLTWHSTGQLGIARSMARRTARLLHPRVDQGLPVVGLEPSCTAFLRNDALELAPHDPDVAALAAATKTFAEWVEPTRPQWRRAESGPEALVQVHCHQHAELGFAADQATLDATGTRARVLDSGCCGLAGNFGFERGHYDVSIACAEQALLPAVRAADPGTEIVADGFSCRTQLRQTSETEPVHLATLVARALDVSGS; encoded by the coding sequence ATGGCCACCTCGTTCGACGACCTCACCGCCGAGCTGCGCGGCGCGCTGTCCTGCCCGGTTCGTTTCGACCCCGGCACCCGCGCGCTGTACTCCACCGATGCGTCCAACTACCGCCAGGTCCCGATCGGCGTGGTGCTCCCCCGCACCGAGGACGACGTGGCCGCGGCGGTCGCAATCGCCCGGCGGCACGGCGTGCCGATCACCGGCCGCGGCGCGGGCACCAGCATCGCCGGGAACGCCGTCGGTCCCGGCCTGGTGCTCGACTTCTCCAGGCACCTCAACCGAATCCTGGACATCGACCCCGAGCGGCGGCTGGCCCGCGTGCAGCCGGGCGTCGTGCTGGATTCGCTGCGGTCCGCGGTCGCCGGTCACGGCCTGACCTTCGGGCCGGATCCCTCCACCCACAGCCGCTGCACGCTCGGCGGCATGATCGGCAACAACTCGTGCGGCACGCATTCGGTCGCCTGGGGCAAGACCGTCGACAACGTGCATTCGCTGGACGTGCTGCTCGCCGACGGCACCCGACTGCAGCTCGGCGCGACCTCGCCGGCCGAACTGGACCGGCTGTGCACGCGCGGCGACCGGACGGGGCGCCTCTACCGGGAGCTGCGGGCGCTGCGCGATGACGCCGGCGGCCTGGTTCGCCGCTCGTTCCCGGACCTGACCCGGCGGGTGTCCGGCTACAACCTGGACCAGCTGCTGCCGGAGAATGGGTTCCACCTGGCCCGGGCCCTGGTCGGCACCGAGGGCAGCTGCGCCGTTGTGCTGGGCGCGACGGTCCAGCTGGTGCCCTCACCGCCGGTCCGGGCGATGACGGTGCTCGGCTTCCCCGACACCTACGCCGCGGCCGACGAGGTGCCCCGGCTGCGCGGGTTGGACGCGCTGGCGATCGAGGGGCTCAGCGCCGAACTAGTGGGCGTCGTGCGCCAGCGCAACCCCGGCTCGCCCGCATTGCCGCTGCTGCCCGGCGGTCGGAGCTGGCTGCTGGTGGAATCCGGCGGAGCCGACCAGGGCGGGACCGAGGCGGCTGCGAAGCGCATCGCGGAGGCGATGGGTGAACGGGCGGAGAGCGTGATCCACACCGCCCCGGCCCGGATGGCCGCGCTGTGGAAGATCCGCGAGGAAGGCTCCGGCTACTCGACGCGGATGGCCGGTTCCGAGCGGTGGTCCGGGTGGGAAGACGCCGCCGTACCGCCCGAGCGCCTGGGCTCCTACCTGCGGGAATTCGACGCGCTGCTGGCCAGGTTCGGCCGCCGCGGGGTGACCTACGGCCACTACGGGGACGGCTGCATCCACGTCCGGATCGACTTCGACCTGCTGTCCTCCCCCGGCGCGACCGAGTACCGGGCCTTCCTGGAGGCGGCGGCGGACCTGGTCGTCGCGCACGGCGGTTCGGTCTCCGGCGAGCACGGCGACGGCCAGGCGCGGTCGGCGCTGCTGACCCGGATGTACCCGCCCGAGGTGATCGATGCGTTCGAGCGGTTCAAGACCGCCTTCGACCCCGACGACCTGCTCAACCCGGGCCAGATCGTGCGCCCGCGCCCGGTCGACGCCGACTTGCGGCTGCTGGTGGCCCCGCCCCGGCTGCCGAGCCGGACCACGCTGGCGCTGCACGCCGACTCCGGCGATCTCGCGGCCGCGACCCGGCGCTGCGTCGGGATGGGCAAATGCCTGAACACCACAGGCGGGGTGATGTGCCCGAGCTACCGGGCCACGAAGGAGGAGAAGCACTCCACCCGGGGTAGGGCGCACCTGCTGTTCGAGATGCTGGCCGGTCGTGTCGTCCGCCGCGGCTGGCGTTCGCCGGAGGTCCGGGACGCGCTGGACCTGTGCTTGTCGTGCAAGGGCTGCAAGTCGGACTGCCCGGTCGATGTCGACATGGCGACTTACAAGGCCGAGTTCCTGCACCACCACTACCGGCACCGCGTCCGCCCAGCCTCGCACTACTCGATGGGTTTCCTGCCGCTGTGGTTGCGCTTGGGGCAACGCGTTCCGAAGCTGACGAACCGGGTGCTCGCCGGACCGCTGGCCCCAGTGATCAAGCGGCTCGGCGGCATCGACGCCCGGCGCGCTGTCCCGGAGTTGGCGCCGCAGACACTACAGGCGTGGTGGTCCGGGCGACGCCCGATCGCCGACGCCACCACCCGCGTAGTGCTGTTCCCGGACACCTTCACCAACCACTTCGATCCGCAGATCGGCCGGGACGCCGTCGCGGCCCTCGAAGCGCTCGGCCACGCTGTGGAGATGCCGCGCGAGCCGGTCTGCTGCGGGCTGACCTGGCATTCGACCGGGCAGCTCGGCATCGCCCGCTCGATGGCCCGCCGCACGGCCCGCCTGCTGCACCCCCGAGTCGACCAGGGCCTGCCCGTCGTCGGCCTGGAACCCAGTTGCACCGCCTTTCTGCGCAACGACGCGCTGGAACTCGCGCCGCACGACCCGGACGTCGCGGCGCTGGCCGCGGCGACCAAGACATTCGCCGAATGGGTCGAACCGACCCGCCCGCAGTGGCGGCGAGCAGAATCCGGGCCGGAGGCGCTGGTGCAGGTCCACTGCCACCAGCACGCGGAACTTGGCTTCGCCGCCGATCAGGCCACATTGGACGCCACCGGAACCCGCGCGCGGGTGCTGGATTCGGGCTGCTGCGGCCTGGCGGGGAACTTCGGCTTCGAACGCGGCCACTACGACGTCTCGATCGCCTGCGCCGAACAAGCCCTGCTCCCGGCCGTGCGAGCGGCCGACCCGGGCACTGAGATCGTCGCCGACGGCTTCAGCTGCCGAACCCAACTCCGCCAGACCAGCGAGACCGAGCCGGTCCACCTCGCCACCCTCGTCGCCCGCGCTCTCGACGTCAGCGGGTCTTGA
- the fabI gene encoding enoyl-ACP reductase FabI, with product MSGLLEGKRILITGVITDASIAFHAAKVAQEQGAEVVLTGFGRMSLVQRIAGRLPKPAPVLELDVTSDEHLDSLADRVREHVDGLDGVLHSIGFAPASCLGGDFLAAPWSDVSTALEVSAYSFKSLSSATLPLLSDGASIVGMDFDARVAWPAYDWMGVAKAALESTSRYLARELGPKGVRVNLVSAGPVRTMAAKSIPGFADLEAGWGDRAPLGWDVNDPTPVAKSVCAVLSDWLPKTTGSMIMVDGGVHALGI from the coding sequence GTGAGCGGATTGCTCGAAGGCAAGCGGATTCTGATCACCGGCGTGATCACGGACGCCTCGATCGCGTTCCACGCGGCCAAGGTCGCCCAGGAGCAGGGCGCCGAGGTGGTGCTCACCGGGTTCGGCCGGATGAGCCTGGTGCAGCGCATCGCCGGCCGGTTGCCCAAGCCCGCGCCGGTGCTGGAGCTGGATGTGACCAGCGACGAGCACCTCGACAGCCTCGCCGACCGGGTGCGCGAGCACGTCGACGGCCTCGACGGCGTGCTGCACTCCATCGGCTTCGCCCCGGCGTCCTGCCTGGGCGGGGACTTCCTGGCGGCGCCATGGTCGGACGTCTCGACCGCGCTAGAGGTCTCGGCGTACTCGTTCAAGTCGCTGAGCTCCGCCACGCTGCCGCTGCTGAGCGACGGCGCCTCGATCGTCGGCATGGACTTCGACGCCCGCGTCGCCTGGCCCGCCTACGACTGGATGGGCGTGGCCAAGGCCGCATTGGAGTCGACCTCCCGCTACCTGGCGCGCGAGCTGGGGCCGAAGGGCGTCCGGGTCAACCTGGTGTCGGCCGGTCCGGTGCGGACGATGGCGGCCAAGTCGATCCCGGGCTTCGCCGACCTGGAGGCCGGCTGGGGCGACCGCGCCCCGCTGGGCTGGGACGTCAACGACCCCACCCCGGTGGCCAAGTCGGTGTGCGCGGTGCTGTCGGACTGGCTGCCCAAGACCACCGGTTCGATGATCATGGTCGACGGCGGCGTGCACGCCCTTGGCATCTGA
- a CDS encoding ferrochelatase: MSFDALLFLSFGGPEGPDEVRPFLENVTRGRGVPPERLDEVAEHYHHFGGVSPINRLNKDIIAALEAELAAQGRELPVYFGNRNWHPMVEETVAKMADDGVRRALVFATSAWGGYSGCKQYHEDIARARAAVGDRAPELVKLRQFFDHPLFVEANADAVRRAFAELDPAQREQARLVFTAHSIPLRADGQEGPDGAPQWYSRQVAEASRLVAEAVGEADYDVVWQSRSGPPQVPWLEPDICDHIEHLHAKGVQAVVVSPIGFVSDHLEVIWDLDNEAKDKAAELGMGLARAATAGPDPRFAKLIVELIAEHTDGVEPRKLSAMPAAGSTTNGEPCAPGC, encoded by the coding sequence GTGAGCTTTGATGCGTTGCTGTTCCTGTCGTTCGGGGGCCCCGAAGGCCCGGATGAAGTCCGGCCGTTCCTGGAGAACGTGACCAGAGGCAGGGGAGTGCCGCCGGAACGCCTCGACGAGGTCGCCGAGCACTACCACCACTTCGGCGGGGTGTCGCCGATCAACCGGCTCAACAAGGACATCATTGCGGCCCTGGAGGCGGAACTCGCCGCGCAGGGCCGGGAGCTGCCGGTCTACTTCGGCAACCGTAACTGGCACCCGATGGTCGAGGAAACCGTCGCGAAGATGGCCGACGACGGGGTGCGCCGCGCACTGGTGTTCGCCACCTCCGCCTGGGGCGGGTACTCAGGTTGCAAGCAGTACCACGAGGACATCGCGCGGGCCCGCGCCGCAGTCGGTGACCGGGCCCCGGAACTGGTGAAGCTGCGGCAGTTCTTCGACCACCCGCTGTTCGTCGAGGCCAACGCCGACGCGGTGCGCCGCGCGTTCGCCGAGCTGGACCCGGCGCAGCGCGAGCAGGCGCGCCTGGTGTTCACCGCGCACTCGATCCCGCTGAGGGCCGATGGGCAGGAGGGACCGGACGGTGCGCCGCAGTGGTATTCCCGCCAGGTCGCCGAGGCGTCGCGGCTGGTCGCCGAGGCGGTCGGGGAGGCTGACTACGACGTGGTTTGGCAGTCGCGGTCCGGCCCGCCGCAGGTGCCGTGGCTGGAGCCGGACATCTGCGACCACATCGAGCACCTGCACGCCAAGGGCGTCCAGGCGGTGGTGGTCAGCCCGATCGGCTTCGTCTCCGACCACCTGGAAGTGATCTGGGACCTGGACAACGAGGCCAAGGACAAGGCCGCGGAGCTGGGCATGGGCCTCGCCCGCGCGGCGACGGCCGGTCCGGACCCGCGGTTCGCGAAGCTGATCGTCGAACTCATCGC
- the trxA gene encoding thioredoxin has protein sequence MATVELTTENFDEVVSGNEFVIIDFWADWCGPCKMFAPVFERSAEKHDDIVFAKVDTEAQPQLAGGFEVRSIPTLAIVRDNVLVFQQPGALPENVFEDLIRQARELDMEEVRNSAK, from the coding sequence ATGGCAACGGTCGAGCTGACCACCGAGAACTTCGACGAGGTCGTCTCCGGCAACGAATTCGTGATCATCGACTTCTGGGCCGATTGGTGCGGCCCGTGCAAGATGTTCGCGCCGGTCTTCGAACGCAGCGCCGAGAAGCACGACGACATCGTCTTCGCCAAGGTGGACACCGAGGCCCAGCCGCAGCTGGCCGGAGGCTTCGAGGTCCGCTCCATCCCGACGCTGGCGATCGTCCGCGACAACGTCCTCGTCTTCCAACAGCCCGGCGCCCTCCCGGAGAACGTCTTCGAAGACCTCATCCGCCAGGCCCGCGAACTCGACATGGAAGAAGTCCGCAATAGCGCGAAGTGA